The Desulfococcus multivorans DNA window GCCTACCTGAACGAGACGTTGGGGATGCCGGTCAGGATATGCACCGGCGAGGGGGGGTGCCCCCCGCGGCTTCTTCGGAGCCGCTTCCTGAAATACGTCATTCTCCAGATCGCCAGCGGATACTTCGGATGGGACGAGATCATCCATGCCATTCCCGAAATGAAGGTGGACCCCTGCGCCGTGGAGATCAAGTACGGCCAGGGCGCCAAGCCCGGAGACGGCGGGCTCCTGATGTGGTACAAGGTCAACAAGCTCATCGCCGCCATCCGGGGCGTGCCCGAGGGGGTAAGCCTTCCCAGCCCGCCCACCCACCAGACGAAGTATTCCATCGAGGAGGCCGTGGCCAAAATGATCCAGTCCATGTATATGGCCTGGGGCTTCCGGGTGCCGGTCTATCCCAAGATCTCGGCCAGCTCCACCGCTCTGGCGGTTCTGAACAACCTGACCCGGAACCCTTACGCCTCGGGCCTGCTCATCGACGGCGAGGACGGCGGCACCGGCGCAGCCTACAACGTCTCCATGAACCACATGGGATACCCCATCGCCGGCAACGTCCGGGACTGCTATCTCAACCTGGTCAGGCTGGGCAAGCAGAACGAGATCCCCATCTTCGCCGGCGGCGGCGTCGGCAAGAACGGCAACCTGGCCGCCAACGCCGCCGCCCTCATCATGCTGGGCGCCAGCGGGGTCGTCACCGGCAAATACGTCATGCAGGCCGCGGCCGGTTGCCTCGGCTCCGAAGGGGATCGATGCAATATCTGCAACATCGGCCTGTGCCCCAAGGGCATCACCTCCCAGGATCCCCGTCTCTACAGACGCCTCGATCCGGAACAGGTGGCCCAGCGCGTCGTCGACTTCTATCTCGGCTTTGATACGGAAATCCGAAAGATTTTCGCCCCGCTGGGACGCTCCACCTCGCTTCCCATCGGCATGTCCGACGCTCTCGGCGTCGACGACCGCGACATCGCCGACCGGCTGCAGATTCAATATGTCGTCTAAGGCAACAAAGCGGAATCCATGGAGACCGTTATCGGAAATGCATCATATTCGGAGTACTGAATGAACAAGGATCAATATCACAGGATACCAGGCAAAAAGGACGGCATTCGGATCGAATCCCGGGTTCTGGAGGAGCAGATTCAGGAGGCCGTCGATCACGGGCAGAGATACCTGGAAATCGTCGCCTACGGACAGCACGGCATCGGCGGCAGGCTGTGGAAGGCCGGAAACGAGACCGTGAACGTCCGCATCGTCGGCCCGCCGGGACAGCGGGTCGGCGCCATGGGCTTCCCCAACACCCGGATATCGGTGATGGGGCCCGCCTCCGACGACACGGGGTGGCTGAACGCCGGGGCACAGATCGTCGTCCACGGCAACGCCGGCAACGGCACCTGCAACGCCATGGCCCAGGGCAGGGTCTACGTGGCCGGAAACATCGGCGCCCGGGGCATGACCATGACCAAACAGAACCCCCGCTTCGATCCCCCGGAACTCTGGGTGCTCGGGTCCGCGGGGGATTATTTCGGGGAGTTCATGGCCGGCGGCATCGCCGTCATCTGCGGCTGGAACCCCCAGACCCCCGACAATGTCCTGGGGTATCGTCCCCTGGTGGGGATGGTCGGCGGCAAGGTCTTCTTCCGGGGTCCCCACAAGGGGTTCAGCCGAACCGACGCCAAGCAGGTCCCCATCTCCGACGAAGAATGGCGATGGTTGAGAAGCAACCTCAAGATGTTCCTGGAACGCATCGACCGGACGGAGATCCTGGAAAATCTGGACAGCCGGGACGAATGGCAGCTCATCACCACCCGATCGCCCCAGGAGCGGATGGTGGTCAAAACCCCCTCCATGGCATCGTTCCGGGAAGAAGTCTGGGACCGGGAGCTGGGCAAGGGGGGACTCATCGGGGATTTGACGGACCTGGACCGCAGTCCGATCCCCCTGATCCCCACCGGCGACATGCGACGGTTCGTGCCGGTGTGGGAAAACAGAAAATACGCGGCCCCGTGCGAGGCCTCCTGCCCCACGGGAATTCCGGTCCAGGAGCGGTGGCGCCTCATCCGGGAGGGCCGGGTGGACGAGGCCGTCGACCTCGCCCTGACCTACACACCCTTTCCCGCCACCGTCTGCGGATATCTCTGTCCCAACCTTTGCATGCAAAGCTGTACCCGCACCCTTCAGCGCATGCCCTCGGTGGACGTCAAACAGTTGGGCAGGGCGAGCATCGCCGCCGGAGCGCCTGAACTCCCCCCCCTGAGCGGACGGCGCATCGCCGTCATCGGCGGCGGCCCCGCAGGCATCTCCACCGCCTGGCAGCTTCGCCTGAAAGGACACGAAGCGATCCTCTACGACACCCGGAACATCCTGGGCGGCAAGGTCGCCGCCGCCGTTCCGGAGAGCCGTCTGCCCGCGGAGGTCCTCACCCGTGAGCTCGAACGGATCCGCGAGGTGATTCCCCACATCCATCTCCGGCAGGAGCTGAAAAAGGAGGACCTGGCCCGCCTTCGGGAGGATTTCGACTACATCGTCATCGCCACGGGGGCGCAGAAGCCCCGAACCCTGCCGATCCCCGGCAAGGAGCGCATGATGACGGCCCTCGAATTCCTGACCCGGTCCAAGGACGATCCGTTCCTGCCGGGAGAACGGGTGATCGTCATCGGCGCCGGAAACGTCGGGTGCGACGTGGCCACCGAGGCCCACCGGCTGGGGGCCCGGGACATCACCCTCATCGACGTCCAGAAGCCGCTGGCCTTCGGTAAGGAGAAAGCGGACGCCGAGGCCGTGGGGGCCCGATTCCGCTGGCCGTGCTTCACCCGGGAGATCACCGGGGAGGGGGTGGTGCTCGACACCGGGGAAGTCCTGCCGGCCGACACCGTTTTCATCGCCATCGGCGACGCCCCCGATGTGGCATTCCTGCCGGACACCGTTCGGACCGACCGCGGGTATGTGGTGACCGACGAAAGCCAGCAGACCACCGACCCCAGGATCTTCGCCATCGGCGACATCGTCCGGCCGGGTCTCATCACCGACGCCATCGGGGCCGGACGGAGAGCCGCCCTGGCCATCGACGACATGCTCGCGGGCAAGCGCCCCCAGGGCGGCATCCGGCCCGTCATCGACACGCGCCGGATCACCCTCGAGTATTTCGATCCGCGCCTGACGGATTTTGAGAACACCGACGCCTGCGGCAGTCAGTGCGCCTCCTGCGGCACCTGCCGCGACTGCGGCATGTGCGCGACCCTCTGCCCCCAGGCGGCCATCACCCGGGAGGAAAAAAGCGACGGCGCCTTTGAATACGTCGTGAATCCGGACCGGTGCATCGGCTGCGGCTTCTGCGCCAACGGTTGTCCCTGCGGGATCTGGTCCATGATGGAAAACACCCCCATCGGATAAAAATAGAAACGCCCGCCCTCCGGCGTCAGTACGCCGGAGGGCGATCCCCCCCGTCCGCCACCCCCGTCACCCATATGCCGTCCTCCCGGAACTCCCACTGCACATCGACGTCGAAGACTCGGGTGCCGAAGCGCCGCCGCTCCCGGCGACGGGCATGGTAGGCCGGCCGGGGGTCGGCCTTCAACATGTCTGTGATAAAGTCCGTAAGGCCCGGCATTGCGGCCTCTCTGGAACGGAGATCCGCCGCGGCCGCGGAGCTGAAGGACACCGGCAGATCGGCGGCGGGCGGATCGCTCGCAAATCCGCCGTCGGCACCCGCAACGGCGTCGGCATAGGGGAGGTAGGGCTTGATGTCCAGGACGGGCGTCCCGTCCAGGATGTCGACCCCGGCGAGGTGAAGTCGACATCCGTCCCGGGTGCCGGACGCGCCGATCCCTTCCAGCCGGACGGCCGACAAGCCGATGGGATTGGGCCTGAAGCCGGACCGGGTGGCGAAGACACCCACCCGCCGGTTGCCCCCGAGGCGCGGGGGCCGGACCGTCGGCCGCCACCTCGTGCGGATGCAGCCGTGAAACACGAAGAGAATCCAGATATGGGAGAACCGCTCGAGACCCCGAAAGGCCTCATCCCGGTCGTAGGGCGGAAAAATCTCAAGGACGGCCCGGGCACGGGCCATGAGACCGGCCTGCCGGGGAATACCGAATTTTTCCTTGAACGGCGATCGGATGATGCCGATGGTTTCGAAGCGATAATCCGGCATCCGTCACCCCCGCGTCCCGGTCCGCCTGGCCGGAATCCAGACCCCCAGAAATAGGACGGCACCCCCGCCTGCGATCCCGGCGCTTGCAAGAAAAAGGAGAGACGCCCCCACGGCGTCGTAAAGCCAGCCGCTCAGAAAAAATCCGACCATCATGCCAAGCCCGTAGGTCACGGCGTTGTTCACCGCCTGTCCAAGGGTCTTTGACCCGTCGGGCGTGAGGCGGTCGACATAGAGGATCCCGGCGATGTGAAAGGCGGCGTAGGTCAGGGCGTGGAGCGCCTGGGACGCCAGTATCGCCGCAGCGGAACCCGCCCGGGAGAGAACGGCCCAGCGGAAGACGGCGATGAGAAGGGAGAGCAGGAGAACGTTTTCCAGGGAAAACCGGCGGAAGATGCGATCGGAGTTGAGCATCACCAGGATCTCCGCCACCGACGCCAGGGCCCAGGCGATGCCGATGAAGCTCTTGTCGTAACCCAGCTTTTCCAGATGGATGGAAAAAAAGCCGTAATACGCCCCGTGGCTCACCAGCATCAGGAAGGCGGCCCCCAGAAAAATCAGGGTGGCGCGCCGGCGTAGAAAGTCCTTGGCACGCCCCGTGCCGATGACGCGGCGCCGGGTCGTCCGGGGCACCCTCACCGAAAATACCGCCTGAAGAAAGGATCCCGCCAGAATCAGCACCAGGATGACGTCGACGGCGGCGGCATCGATGAGTTCCCCCAGCAGGATCACCACGGCGATGAAGGCCGACGTCCCCCAGGCGCGGATTCGCCCGTAGCGCTTCTTCTCCCCGCCCAGGACCTCCATGGTGAACGCCTCCATGAAGGCGATGATGGGCGAAAAAAAGACGCCGTAGGCCAACGTGATCCAGAACATGGCGATGAAGTCGTCCCAGAAAAGATAGAGCGCCCAGACGCCCGTCGCCGCAAAATTGCAGAGGATGTAGATGGGCCGCCGGGCCTGCCGGCGGTCCGCGACAATACCCCACGCGATGGGGAAGATGATCATCGCCAGGGACCGCACCCCCGAAAGGACGCCGATTTCGATCCCGCTGAAGCCGAGATGAAAGCAGTAAAGGTTGAAATAGGGCAGAAACATCCCCAATACGCCGAAGTAGAGGAAATACTGCCCGCCCATGACCCGACGGCCCGTTGCGTCATGCTGTTCCATGGCGGATCTCATACGGCAAACAAATACAAAACACAACGGATTCCTTCAGGGCCGGAAAGGGTGCGAGCCGCCGATGCCTCACAGCATTTTGCTTTACAGACGCCTGTAATGATGTTACTTTCACAAGGTGACGGCTTTGGACAACATAAGGACACCAGGATTGAAGACGGGGGTTTGACAATGGATTACATCAAAATTCGATTCGGCAACGATTTAGATCAATTGAGCGCAGAGTTCAAGAGGAACATCGAGGAGATGTTCCGATCCATGAGTCCACGTTTCACCTGCACCGAATGCTCGTGGACCCCGCCCATGGACATCTACGAAACCCCGAACGAGATCGTCGTTCTCGCTGAAATCGCAGGGGTCAAAAAAGAGGACCTGGATATCGAAATCAACGCCAAGGCCGTGAAGATCATCGGCAAACGCTATGAGATGCCCCGGGACAAAAGCGCCACCTACCGGTTGGCCGAAATCCAGTGCGGCAGATTCGAACGCATCCTCTTCATGCCGGTGCCCATCAACACGGAAAAGGCCACCGCCGCCTACCAGGACGGCATGCTCCATATCACGCTGGCGAAGCAGCCGGCCGACAAACCTCACAAGATATCCATTTCCGAAGAATGATACCGTTTCCGCCGGGAACGTGAACGACGGCGGCGAAATCGGCATGGAAGCCCATTTCACCCTTGAGCGACATCAACAGCGTTTCGGAGGTCATCCATGATGCAACAAGCACAACCTCAAAAGAATTTTGATCCTGATAATTTACCGAAAACACTTCCTATTCTTCCGTTGTTCGATGCAGCCCTCTTCCCGAAGATGGTCCTGCCCCTGGTGGTCATGCAGGGGGAATCCGTCCAGCTCGTCGACGAGGCCATGGCCAAGGACCGGATCATCGGGCTGCTGGTGGCCAAGGGCCCGATCAAACCGGACTCCGACCCGATGGAGGAACTGGAAAAGATCGGCACCAGCGCCCTTATCCTCAAAATGGCCAAAACCGACGACAACAAGGCCCAGCTCCTGGTTCAGGGGATCAGCCGATTCAAGGTGGCGGAATACGTCGAAGGAAAGCCCTACCTCCAGGCGGTCATCACCCACATCGTCGAAGAGGAAAAGAAGGACAGGGAGGTGGAAGCCCTCATGTCCAACATCCTGGACATCTTCGCCAAGATCGTTCAGCTCTCGCCCGGGCTGCCCCCCGAGCTGATCAATATGGCCAAGTCGATCCAGGAGGCCGGGGTTCTGGCCGACATGATCGCCTCCACCATCAATTCCACCCTGGAGGAGAAGCAGAAGGTTCTGGAGATTCAGGACGTCAAGAAGCGTCTCAAGGAGGTCACCCGGCTGATCAATTACCAGCTCGACATTCTCGAGTTGGGCAACAAGATCCAGTCCCAGGTCAAGGGCGATATGGACAAGCGGCAGCGGGAATACTATCTCCGGGAGCAGCTCAAGGCCATCCGGGAAGAATTGGGGGAAAGCGACGAGACCACCGTCGAGGTGGAGGACTACCGCGCCAGGATCGAAGCCAAGAAGCTTCCGGAAGAAGCACGGAAAGAGGCGGAGCGGGAGCTGAACCGGCTCTCCCGGATGCACCCGTCCTCTTCGGAATACACCGTCGCGTCCACCTACCTCGACTGGATCACCTCCCTGCCCTGGAACGAGAGCACCGAGGACAACCTCGACATCGCGGCCGCCCGGAAGATCCTGGACGAAGACCACTACGGCCTGAAAAAGGTCAAGAAGCGCATCATCGAATATCTGGCCGTCCGCAAACTCAATCCCGAATCGAAAAGCCCCATCCTCTGTTTCGTGGGCCCTCCGGGGACGGGCAAGACCTCCCTCGGCCATTCCATCGCCCGGGCGATCGGCCGCAGGTTCATTCGGATCTCCCTGGGCGGGGTCCGCGACGAGGCCGAGATCCGGGGCCACCGGCGCACCTATGTCGGCGCCCTTCCCGGCCGGATCATTCAGGGGATCCGACGGGCCGAATCCAACAACCCCATCTTCATGCTCGACGAGATCGACAAGGTCGGCAGCGATTTCCGAGGCGATCCCTCCTCGGCCCTGCTCGAGGTTCTGGATCCCGAACAGAATTTCTCGTTTTCGGACCACTATCTGGACGTTCCCTTCGACCTGTCCCGGGTGATGTTCATCACCACGGCCAACATGCTCGACACCATCCCGCCGCCGCTCCGGGACCGCATGGAGGTTCTGCAGCTTCTGGGCTACACCGAGGATGAAAAGATCAAGATCGCGAACCGGTATCTGATCCCCCGACAGCGCAAGGCCCACGGCCTTACGGCGGAACAGATCAACATCACCGCGGGGGCTGTCCGGATGATCATCAACAGCTACACCCGGGAGGCGGGCCTCCGGAACCTGGAGCGCGAGATCGCCGCCCTCTGCCGCGGGGTCGCCGCCAAAATCGCCATGAACGAGGCTGAATCCGTTTCCATCAAGATCGGGGACATCGCCGAATATCTCGGACCGATCCGGTTCACCTCGGAAAGCAAGTCCCGCCTCCAGACCCCGGGGGTCGCCATGGGGATGGCCTGGACCCCGGTGGGGGGAGACCTTCTCTTCATCGAGGCGACGGCCATGCCGGGCAAGAAGGGGCTGATCCTGACTGGACAACTCGGGGACGTCATGAAGGAGTCGGCCACCGCGGCCTTGAGCTTCATCCGGGCCAACGCCGGGAAGCTCAAAATTCCCGACGGATTCTTCGAGGAACATGATATCCATATCCATATCCCGGCGGGCGCCATTCCCAAGGACGGCCCCTCGGCCGGGGTCACGATGCTGACGGCCCTGACGTCCCTCATCACCAACACACCCATTCAGAAGGACCTGTCCATGACGGGCGAGATCACCCTCCGGGGCCAGGTCCTGCCGGTGGGCGGCATCAAGGAAAAGGTCCTGGCGGCCCACCGGGCCAAGATCAAGACCATCATCCTCCCCAGGGAGAACGAAAAAGATCTGGAAGACATTCCTGAAAAGGTCCGGGAGGAGATCCAGTTCCATTTCGTGGACAAAATGCACCAGGTGCTCAGCATCGCACTGGAAAAACCCTGATCGGGAGGAGGAAACCCATGAGAATGCCGGCAAGACGGACCTTGCACCCCTGGTGCATCCTTATCGGTCTTTTCCTGACGGGGGCCCTGGCCGGATGCGGCGCCCCCGGAAAGACGACGGCGCGGAAAGGCATCGACGCCGCGCCCGCGTTCAAGCGGATCCCCCCCACGCAGCGGCCCTACCAGATCAACGGCATCTGGTACCACCCCCTCCCGACGGCCCACGGCTATCGAAAGACGGGCATCGCTTCATGGTACGGCAAGGATTTTCACGGCAGGAAAACCTCCAACGGCGAAACCTACAATATGTACGGCATCTCCGCGGCCCATAAAACGCT harbors:
- a CDS encoding glutamate synthase-related protein, with amino-acid sequence MPSNRPVTPSTLSVKDLPWQISWQKDKCSLCGSCTAVCPVNAIELGVFRKRYIHADIKPAGSSSTGYDIFYGIRQKTDPAYACIGCGMCSMVCPNDCIMPLKSDEADKLRFHIDRGGQPRRRGGRRNNGASLLDRIKFIRISMLTDPALDAGRHEFEIRTLLGRVLPPEESLRHFKENGWVPPIREIYPLIIGAMSFGALSPNMWEGLQMGVAYLNETLGMPVRICTGEGGCPPRLLRSRFLKYVILQIASGYFGWDEIIHAIPEMKVDPCAVEIKYGQGAKPGDGGLLMWYKVNKLIAAIRGVPEGVSLPSPPTHQTKYSIEEAVAKMIQSMYMAWGFRVPVYPKISASSTALAVLNNLTRNPYASGLLIDGEDGGTGAAYNVSMNHMGYPIAGNVRDCYLNLVRLGKQNEIPIFAGGGVGKNGNLAANAAALIMLGASGVVTGKYVMQAAAGCLGSEGDRCNICNIGLCPKGITSQDPRLYRRLDPEQVAQRVVDFYLGFDTEIRKIFAPLGRSTSLPIGMSDALGVDDRDIADRLQIQYVV
- a CDS encoding FAD-dependent oxidoreductase, with protein sequence MNKDQYHRIPGKKDGIRIESRVLEEQIQEAVDHGQRYLEIVAYGQHGIGGRLWKAGNETVNVRIVGPPGQRVGAMGFPNTRISVMGPASDDTGWLNAGAQIVVHGNAGNGTCNAMAQGRVYVAGNIGARGMTMTKQNPRFDPPELWVLGSAGDYFGEFMAGGIAVICGWNPQTPDNVLGYRPLVGMVGGKVFFRGPHKGFSRTDAKQVPISDEEWRWLRSNLKMFLERIDRTEILENLDSRDEWQLITTRSPQERMVVKTPSMASFREEVWDRELGKGGLIGDLTDLDRSPIPLIPTGDMRRFVPVWENRKYAAPCEASCPTGIPVQERWRLIREGRVDEAVDLALTYTPFPATVCGYLCPNLCMQSCTRTLQRMPSVDVKQLGRASIAAGAPELPPLSGRRIAVIGGGPAGISTAWQLRLKGHEAILYDTRNILGGKVAAAVPESRLPAEVLTRELERIREVIPHIHLRQELKKEDLARLREDFDYIVIATGAQKPRTLPIPGKERMMTALEFLTRSKDDPFLPGERVIVIGAGNVGCDVATEAHRLGARDITLIDVQKPLAFGKEKADAEAVGARFRWPCFTREITGEGVVLDTGEVLPADTVFIAIGDAPDVAFLPDTVRTDRGYVVTDESQQTTDPRIFAIGDIVRPGLITDAIGAGRRAALAIDDMLAGKRPQGGIRPVIDTRRITLEYFDPRLTDFENTDACGSQCASCGTCRDCGMCATLCPQAAITREEKSDGAFEYVVNPDRCIGCGFCANGCPCGIWSMMENTPIG
- the tsaA gene encoding tRNA (N6-threonylcarbamoyladenosine(37)-N6)-methyltransferase TrmO, whose product is MPDYRFETIGIIRSPFKEKFGIPRQAGLMARARAVLEIFPPYDRDEAFRGLERFSHIWILFVFHGCIRTRWRPTVRPPRLGGNRRVGVFATRSGFRPNPIGLSAVRLEGIGASGTRDGCRLHLAGVDILDGTPVLDIKPYLPYADAVAGADGGFASDPPAADLPVSFSSAAAADLRSREAAMPGLTDFITDMLKADPRPAYHARRRERRRFGTRVFDVDVQWEFREDGIWVTGVADGGDRPPAY
- a CDS encoding MFS transporter, with protein sequence MEQHDATGRRVMGGQYFLYFGVLGMFLPYFNLYCFHLGFSGIEIGVLSGVRSLAMIIFPIAWGIVADRRQARRPIYILCNFAATGVWALYLFWDDFIAMFWITLAYGVFFSPIIAFMEAFTMEVLGGEKKRYGRIRAWGTSAFIAVVILLGELIDAAAVDVILVLILAGSFLQAVFSVRVPRTTRRRVIGTGRAKDFLRRRATLIFLGAAFLMLVSHGAYYGFFSIHLEKLGYDKSFIGIAWALASVAEILVMLNSDRIFRRFSLENVLLLSLLIAVFRWAVLSRAGSAAAILASQALHALTYAAFHIAGILYVDRLTPDGSKTLGQAVNNAVTYGLGMMVGFFLSGWLYDAVGASLLFLASAGIAGGGAVLFLGVWIPARRTGTRG
- a CDS encoding Hsp20/alpha crystallin family protein; the protein is MDYIKIRFGNDLDQLSAEFKRNIEEMFRSMSPRFTCTECSWTPPMDIYETPNEIVVLAEIAGVKKEDLDIEINAKAVKIIGKRYEMPRDKSATYRLAEIQCGRFERILFMPVPINTEKATAAYQDGMLHITLAKQPADKPHKISISEE
- the lon gene encoding endopeptidase La — protein: MMQQAQPQKNFDPDNLPKTLPILPLFDAALFPKMVLPLVVMQGESVQLVDEAMAKDRIIGLLVAKGPIKPDSDPMEELEKIGTSALILKMAKTDDNKAQLLVQGISRFKVAEYVEGKPYLQAVITHIVEEEKKDREVEALMSNILDIFAKIVQLSPGLPPELINMAKSIQEAGVLADMIASTINSTLEEKQKVLEIQDVKKRLKEVTRLINYQLDILELGNKIQSQVKGDMDKRQREYYLREQLKAIREELGESDETTVEVEDYRARIEAKKLPEEARKEAERELNRLSRMHPSSSEYTVASTYLDWITSLPWNESTEDNLDIAAARKILDEDHYGLKKVKKRIIEYLAVRKLNPESKSPILCFVGPPGTGKTSLGHSIARAIGRRFIRISLGGVRDEAEIRGHRRTYVGALPGRIIQGIRRAESNNPIFMLDEIDKVGSDFRGDPSSALLEVLDPEQNFSFSDHYLDVPFDLSRVMFITTANMLDTIPPPLRDRMEVLQLLGYTEDEKIKIANRYLIPRQRKAHGLTAEQINITAGAVRMIINSYTREAGLRNLEREIAALCRGVAAKIAMNEAESVSIKIGDIAEYLGPIRFTSESKSRLQTPGVAMGMAWTPVGGDLLFIEATAMPGKKGLILTGQLGDVMKESATAALSFIRANAGKLKIPDGFFEEHDIHIHIPAGAIPKDGPSAGVTMLTALTSLITNTPIQKDLSMTGEITLRGQVLPVGGIKEKVLAAHRAKIKTIILPRENEKDLEDIPEKVREEIQFHFVDKMHQVLSIALEKP